One genomic window of Bradyrhizobium sp. B124 includes the following:
- a CDS encoding tRNA-binding protein, translated as MSPLKPQATYDDFARLDIRIGKVVEVQPFPRARNPSYKVGVDVGAGRTMWSSAQITNYEPAALVGSQVVCICNLGPKNIAGFTSELLILGAKDAGGQVIVLGPRSEVAIGEPIF; from the coding sequence ATGTCTCCGCTCAAGCCGCAGGCCACATATGACGATTTCGCCCGCCTCGACATCAGGATCGGCAAGGTGGTCGAGGTGCAGCCGTTTCCGCGCGCCCGCAACCCCTCATACAAGGTCGGCGTCGATGTCGGCGCCGGTCGGACGATGTGGTCGAGCGCGCAGATCACGAATTACGAGCCAGCGGCGCTGGTCGGCTCGCAGGTCGTCTGCATCTGCAATCTCGGGCCGAAGAACATCGCAGGTTTCACCTCGGAACTGCTGATCCTGGGCGCCAAGGATGCCGGCGGCCAGGTGATCGTGCTCGGCCCGCGCAGCGAGGTTGCGATCGGTGAGCCGATCTTCTGA
- a CDS encoding LysE family translocator, whose protein sequence is MIDITTLLTYAAVVLGLFLIPGPAVLLVLARSVTGGPRVGVATGFGIALGDLVHTAMATFGLSAVLMTSALAFSIVKYAGVIYLIVLGVRALFEKNDDLHLPASQPVDPRRAFRQAIWAEMLNPKTALFFLAFLPQFVHPGHGSAVAQFATLGLIFVAMSAAYTSLLALAASQISPWIRRHRRIGQWQGRVVGTIYIALGIRLAFQER, encoded by the coding sequence ATGATCGACATCACCACCCTCCTCACCTACGCCGCCGTCGTGCTCGGCCTGTTCCTGATCCCGGGGCCAGCCGTGCTGCTTGTGCTCGCGCGTTCCGTCACCGGCGGGCCGCGCGTCGGCGTCGCGACCGGGTTCGGCATCGCGCTCGGCGACCTCGTCCACACCGCCATGGCGACGTTCGGCCTGTCGGCCGTGCTGATGACCTCGGCGCTCGCGTTCTCGATCGTCAAATATGCCGGCGTGATCTACCTGATCGTGCTCGGCGTCCGCGCTTTGTTCGAGAAGAATGACGACCTGCATTTGCCGGCGTCGCAGCCGGTCGATCCGCGGCGCGCGTTCCGGCAGGCGATCTGGGCGGAAATGCTCAACCCGAAGACCGCGCTGTTCTTCCTCGCCTTCCTGCCGCAGTTCGTCCATCCCGGCCACGGCTCCGCCGTCGCGCAGTTCGCGACCCTCGGCCTGATCTTCGTCGCGATGAGCGCGGCCTACACCTCGCTGCTCGCGCTCGCCGCCAGCCAGATCAGCCCGTGGATCCGGCGGCATCGCCGCATCGGCCAGTGGCAGGGCCGCGTGGTCGGCACGATCTATATCGCGCTCGGCATCCGCCTCGCCTTTCAGGAGCGCTGA